GACGTTGGGGACTTGGCCCCGTTGCTGTGAAGAAGCGCACGATGATGAAAGATGGACTTCTGGACAAGTACGGCCGTCCCCAAGCAAACACGCCGTCCGACTGGTTTTACGTGGACTACGGTGGCGTTAGTACGAATGCTGAAGGCGTTCAGTACGGGGAGGCCCCAAGAAAGAATGGAAAGCGCCCTAGGTCAGAAGCAGATGACACCTAATAagtaagttttttttgttaaatcGTTAAGAGCACAAGGGGGATAGGGAGAGAGGGTGATCGAtgatttattttcgttttgtttgtgtgcgcgGTTATCATCGCTAGGTTCCCTCATTGGGTTATTTGACAACTCTATTATCTCTGTAGTGAATGCATGCTTACACTAATGCTTTACTGCgtactcttcttcttccttcttttaacCTCTCTGAAACATATTaaagtggaaagggaaagaaaatgtcGGGCAAGCTTCGTctttacaaagaaaaacttgaGGGGTACAACCGGTTTTACTCTATCGTTAAAACTATTAAGATGGTGACTTTGGCGAAGTATCGTGCGGCGCAGGGACGGATAAGGACACGCGATTTCAGCCTCCGCTATACGGAGTTGGCGTTCAGCAAACCACAAGCATCGAGAGATGCCGTGGCCGCGGCGAAGAATGCCCTTGTTTACATACCGATAACTACGAATCGTGGGTCATGCGGTGCCCTGAACAGCAATATTGTGCGTTGTATCGATTCCGTGGTGTCGAGTAAGATGGTATTGATGCCGGTTGGCAAACGTGGTATAGACTCGTTTTCTAAACTGTATCCCGATGAATTCAGATACGGTATCATTAACGATATGAAGGAATCAATGCATTTTGGTTATGCAACCTTTGTAATTGAAAATGCATATGAAGTGTCCAAGGATGCGGATCGGTATCAGGTGATTTTCAATCGTTTCGTTTCTGCGGGTGTCCAAAGGAATGCCGTTTACAACATTCCATCATATGAGAAGTGGAAAGAGGACCTTGCCGATGCCGCTAGCTCGGACAACCAGAAGAATCGTTACCTTTTTGCGAATGCGCTGCAGAATGAGGAGGAACAGCTTATTCGGGACTTCTTTGATTTTCATGCTGCGCTCGCGGTCCTCAATGCCGTTGGAGAAAACGAGCTTTCCGAGCAAGCTGCCCGTCTGGTTGCTGTTGAGGGTCAGTTGACTAATATCAGCAGCCTGCAACAGAGAACTAGCTCGCTTTACAACAAGACACGTCAGTTTGGTATTACGGCGGCGCTAATTGAAATTCTTTCTGCTATGAGTTCGTTGGAAGGCAATGCTATGAAGGGCGTCAGGCGCAACAAATTCTGGGAAGGGGCAGTAACCAAGTAGTATTTGTTCATAAATGCGGTAGGTATGCGCGCGGCCGTGATGTTTGTGGTATAGGTAGGcaacatgttttttttgtggttcgTAGGTGTAAGGCTCTTTCTATCACTTCTATTGGTTTTTGGTGCAGATGTGCACTCCCTTTCCCTACTGactgataaaaaaaaatggtttgGTTAATACCGTTTCTGAGTGTATGTATGAACTGCACGAAAATGGACACCTGTGtacattcttttttgtaatttGTCAAGAAAGAGTGGCTCCGATGAAGTTGAATGTCGCCTATCCGCGGAACGGCACCGTCAAGCAGGTTGAAGTAACCGATGAGGTCCTCCGCCGTGTCAACTTGGGCGACTACCGCCTTGGCAACGAGGTGGACGGTGCCATATTTGGCGAACCCTTCAAGGGTTATACCTTCAAACTTCGTGGCGGTTCCGATAAAGAGGGATTTCCAATGGTGCAAGGCGTAATGGCCCCAAGTCGTGTGTCACTTCTCGTGAAGCGTGGCGCTGTTGGCTTCAACACCTTCCGTGGTTATCAGGGTGAGCGTCGCCGCAAGTCCCTCCGTGGCTGCATTCTTGGGAGCGACATTGCCGTGCTGAACGTCACTGTGGAGAGGGTCGGTGAGCAACCAATCGAGGGTGTGACAGACGTTTCGGTACCTCGGCGTTTGGGACCCAAGCGCGCGAACAAAATCCGTAAGCTCTTCAATCTCGGTCGCACGGATGACGTACGCAAGTATGTGATCCGTCGGAAGGTGACGAAAGAGGGCAAGAAGGACCGTTTCAAGGCACCCAAGATCCAACGTCTCATCACCTCCACGATTAGGGCACGCCGCGCCAAGAAAGTGCGCGTCGCCATTGATAAAGTTCGCAAATCGGCAGCCGAGCGCCGTGAGTACCTCCGCCTCGTTGGTGCTCGCCGCCGCGCTGCCCGCCAGCGTAAGGCGGCTCGTCATCACTCAAGCAGGGTGAACGCACAGAGGAAGGAGGTTGATGCCTTCAAAGCACGGAAGTAGTAACGCTGAACGGGTCACTCCggaattatttttttattttttcgttaAAAATTTTCACTTATAAGGTCTCACCACGAGGCATAACCTAATGTGTACTTCGAAGTTGTTTGATGTTGCTACTAGCGGCGAGGTGCCCCCGTTTTGTCATCCCCTTACTTACATACGCTGGTACAAATAGTTTGTTTAGCTACAGCAAGGATATAAGTGAAGAATGAAGACACAAAACTTGCTTTTTGCTGCGTCTGCTGCTGTGTCTGCCGGGGCTGCGGCCGCCGGTGCCGT
This region of Trypanosoma brucei gambiense DAL972 chromosome 10, complete sequence genomic DNA includes:
- a CDS encoding ATP synthase F1 subunit gamma protein, putative; its protein translation is MSGKLRLYKEKLEGYNRFYSIVKTIKMVTLAKYRAAQGRIRTRDFSLRYTELAFSKPQASRDAVAAAKNALVYIPITTNRGSCGALNSNIVRCIDSVVSSKMVLMPVGKRGIDSFSKLYPDEFRYGIINDMKESMHFGYATFVIENAYEVSKDADRYQVIFNRFVSAGVQRNAVYNIPSYEKWKEDLADAASSDNQKNRYLFANALQNEEEQLIRDFFDFHAALAVLNAVGENELSEQAARLVAVEGQLTNISSLQQRTSSLYNKTRQFGITAALIEILSAMSSLEGNAMKGVRRNKFWEGAVTK
- a CDS encoding 40S ribosomal protein S6, putative, with translation MYELHENGHLCTFFFVICQERVAPMKLNVAYPRNGTVKQVEVTDEVLRRVNLGDYRLGNEVDGAIFGEPFKGYTFKLRGGSDKEGFPMVQGVMAPSRVSLLVKRGAVGFNTFRGYQGERRRKSLRGCILGSDIAVLNVTVERVGEQPIEGVTDVSVPRRLGPKRANKIRKLFNLGRTDDVRKYVIRRKVTKEGKKDRFKAPKIQRLITSTIRARRAKKVRVAIDKVRKSAAERREYLRLVGARRRAARQRKAARHHSSRVNAQRKEVDAFKARK